The Leucobacter sp. UCMA 4100 genome window below encodes:
- a CDS encoding carboxymuconolactone decarboxylase family protein encodes MARIPVVPVAEASAAVKSNLTKIEGAFGTVPNMFGVVANSPAALQSMWGSFGAFSTGSLGAALTEQIAVAVANRNSCSYCLAAHTALGTQAGLTEEQLKTAQRAHSDEPRVDALLQFVHTLVANQGEVGDDAIPALREHGWSDEQIVETIAQVGLNLFTNYINIALDVPVDFPAVEFEQ; translated from the coding sequence ATGGCACGAATACCCGTTGTTCCAGTGGCCGAGGCGAGCGCCGCGGTCAAGTCAAACCTTACGAAGATCGAGGGGGCGTTCGGGACGGTTCCGAATATGTTCGGCGTTGTCGCCAACTCACCCGCCGCTCTGCAGTCGATGTGGGGCTCATTCGGAGCTTTCTCGACCGGATCGCTCGGCGCTGCCCTCACCGAGCAGATCGCCGTCGCAGTAGCCAACCGCAACAGCTGCAGCTACTGCCTCGCGGCCCACACCGCCCTCGGCACGCAGGCCGGGCTCACCGAAGAGCAGCTCAAGACGGCGCAGCGGGCGCACTCCGATGAACCCCGCGTCGACGCACTGCTGCAGTTCGTGCACACGCTCGTCGCAAACCAGGGCGAAGTGGGCGACGATGCCATCCCGGCACTTCGCGAGCACGGATGGAGCGACGAGCAAATCGTCGAAACCATCGCCCAGGTCGGCCTCAACCTCTTTACGAACTACATCAACATCGCGCTCGACGTTCCCGTCGATTTTCCCGCGGTCGAGTTCGAACAGTAG
- a CDS encoding 1-acyl-sn-glycerol-3-phosphate acyltransferase has product MGVWVRRQVARLFWLFSRWRLVPEANPHHGPRLMLGAPHTSNFDFVLMLAIAWRAGLKVRWLGKQELFKGIAGPIMRGLGGIPVDRSRPEGIVGEVVALAKGDAEFALVVTPEGTRSGSSWRSGFYRIAYRAGLPVTMGFADGSTRSAGLGPTIELTGDVEADMSVIREFYADKTGVKPELRTEPRLQDEARLTAYLRESRNN; this is encoded by the coding sequence ATGGGTGTTTGGGTTCGGCGTCAGGTCGCGAGACTCTTTTGGCTCTTCTCGCGGTGGCGCCTCGTGCCAGAGGCAAACCCGCACCATGGCCCCAGGCTGATGCTCGGCGCACCCCACACCTCAAACTTCGACTTTGTGCTCATGCTCGCGATCGCCTGGCGGGCGGGCCTCAAGGTTCGCTGGCTCGGTAAGCAGGAGCTGTTTAAGGGCATCGCGGGCCCGATCATGCGTGGCCTCGGCGGCATTCCCGTCGATCGCTCACGCCCCGAGGGCATCGTCGGCGAGGTCGTCGCGCTCGCCAAGGGCGACGCAGAGTTCGCCCTCGTCGTGACTCCTGAGGGTACCCGAAGCGGATCGTCGTGGCGCAGCGGCTTTTATCGCATCGCGTATCGCGCGGGCCTTCCCGTGACGATGGGCTTCGCCGATGGGTCGACTCGCAGCGCAGGCCTCGGACCCACGATCGAACTCACGGGTGACGTTGAAGCCGATATGTCTGTTATTCGAGAGTTCTACGCCGATAAGACCGGCGTGAAGCCTGAGCTACGTACCGAGCCCCGACTTCAGGATGAGGCGCGGTTGACGGCGTACCTGCGCGAGTCTCGAAACAACTGA
- a CDS encoding helix-turn-helix transcriptional regulator, whose protein sequence is MRPPFAPNADHPIDRLDAMLRRFSVRAQQFHVGPMWGTRRFDPRPGQGFLHVLRAGQLTLVDGSGREARTITEPTLLFYPRAHEHAFVSREPGGVDLACATLEFDGASTHPLVATMPSLVTVPTAHVQGLELSLELLSQEAGEVQCGHRHVVDRVFEIVLLKLLRHLLDQPDLAEAPVGLMRGFSDPQIARALTAVHEQPGAEWSLDSLAETAHMSRSAFSARFRELVAVPPHDYLIDWRMTVGKQLLMRDYSVAQVAAEVGYTGSSFSRVFAQREGQSPRAWLDSRRALLP, encoded by the coding sequence ATGCGCCCGCCCTTTGCCCCCAATGCGGATCACCCCATCGACCGCCTCGACGCCATGCTTCGGCGCTTCTCGGTTCGGGCGCAGCAGTTTCACGTGGGGCCGATGTGGGGCACTCGCCGGTTCGATCCGCGGCCGGGGCAGGGGTTTTTACATGTTCTGCGAGCCGGGCAGTTGACGCTCGTCGACGGGTCGGGGCGTGAGGCGCGCACGATCACCGAGCCGACCCTGCTCTTTTACCCGCGGGCCCACGAGCACGCGTTCGTCTCGCGGGAGCCAGGCGGGGTCGACCTCGCCTGTGCGACGCTCGAGTTCGACGGAGCTTCCACCCACCCGCTCGTCGCCACCATGCCCTCCCTCGTCACGGTGCCAACCGCGCATGTGCAGGGCCTCGAGCTCTCGCTCGAGCTGCTCTCGCAGGAGGCCGGCGAGGTGCAGTGTGGCCACCGCCACGTCGTCGACCGGGTGTTCGAGATCGTGCTGCTGAAGCTGCTGCGCCACCTGCTCGACCAGCCAGACCTCGCCGAGGCCCCGGTCGGCCTTATGCGCGGATTCTCCGACCCCCAGATCGCCCGCGCCCTCACCGCCGTGCACGAGCAGCCCGGCGCCGAGTGGAGCCTCGACTCCCTCGCCGAGACCGCCCACATGTCGCGCAGCGCTTTCTCGGCCCGGTTCCGCGAGCTTGTCGCTGTGCCTCCGCACGACTACCTCATCGACTGGCGCATGACGGTGGGCAAGCAGCTGCTCATGCGCGACTACTCGGTGGCACAGGTCGCCGCCGAGGTCGGCTACACGGGCAGCTCCTTCTCCCGGGTCTTCGCCCAGCGCGAGGGCCAGTCGCCGCGCGCCTGGCTCGACTCGCGCCGCGCACTCCTGCCCTAA
- a CDS encoding L-lactate permease, whose amino-acid sequence MSAMLAALPLVAVVTGLVLGRSSRTAALIGIGAAVALMLTRFATPASELGASAIEWAPVMLNVMLILAGGIAFAEAGRLTGNQDTIATWITRSLGQGIVPVLAIVHGFTPLTESLTGYGIGAALAIPLLLGLGLPGRKAAALGLLGLCAVPWGSMGPGTLIASHLTGVGFDELGVATAFFNGVVVAGVGVAAALIASPPGRRLSSVAAGLASALVLFAGVLGTNVLIGTAPAGAMGGALVLIVHLAARRLRGHPLTFPAPVARAVLPYAFVLAGMLAAMLLVAPLAAGPVASAATGGGASAAAADPGPAIRTLVACLTSPAFWLFAATIVLLVVHRGHARTVTARALETWLQVAPSTALFIALGALMGVSGMSQEVAQQLAHLGSGYFFALPIFSTLIGFITGSNSGANALAAGAQADVARLLGADVTLAVGVHNAASAAAMMSAPARVELAARLALVPGEARALQGTMLVIVGAVSLVLGGVSFCVLLG is encoded by the coding sequence ATGAGTGCGATGCTCGCGGCGCTGCCGCTCGTCGCGGTCGTCACGGGCCTCGTGCTTGGCCGTTCGAGCCGCACCGCAGCCCTCATCGGCATCGGCGCGGCCGTCGCCCTCATGCTCACACGCTTCGCGACCCCCGCGAGCGAGCTCGGCGCCTCGGCCATCGAGTGGGCACCCGTGATGCTGAACGTCATGCTCATTCTCGCCGGCGGCATCGCCTTCGCCGAGGCGGGCAGGCTCACCGGCAACCAAGACACGATCGCGACGTGGATCACCCGCTCACTCGGCCAGGGCATCGTCCCGGTGCTCGCCATCGTGCACGGCTTCACCCCGCTCACCGAGTCGCTCACGGGCTACGGAATCGGCGCCGCCCTCGCGATCCCGCTCCTGCTCGGCCTCGGTCTGCCGGGCCGCAAGGCCGCCGCCCTCGGGCTGCTCGGCCTGTGCGCCGTGCCCTGGGGATCCATGGGCCCCGGAACCCTCATCGCCTCACACCTCACCGGCGTCGGCTTCGACGAGCTCGGCGTCGCGACGGCCTTCTTCAACGGCGTCGTGGTCGCAGGCGTTGGCGTTGCCGCCGCCCTCATCGCCTCGCCCCCTGGCCGCCGCCTCAGCTCGGTCGCCGCTGGCCTCGCCTCGGCGCTCGTGCTCTTTGCCGGCGTGCTCGGCACGAACGTGCTCATCGGAACCGCCCCCGCCGGAGCCATGGGCGGCGCCCTCGTGCTCATCGTTCACCTCGCCGCCCGCCGCCTGCGCGGCCACCCCCTCACGTTCCCGGCCCCCGTCGCCCGCGCCGTGCTGCCCTACGCCTTCGTGCTCGCGGGCATGCTCGCCGCAATGCTGCTCGTGGCGCCGCTGGCGGCTGGCCCGGTCGCCTCGGCTGCTACGGGTGGCGGCGCCTCGGCTGCCGCGGCGGATCCCGGCCCCGCGATCCGCACCCTTGTCGCCTGCCTCACCTCGCCGGCCTTCTGGCTCTTCGCCGCGACCATCGTGCTGCTCGTCGTGCACCGTGGCCATGCCCGCACGGTCACCGCGCGCGCCCTCGAAACGTGGCTGCAGGTCGCCCCCTCGACGGCACTCTTCATCGCGCTCGGAGCGCTCATGGGCGTCAGCGGAATGTCCCAGGAGGTCGCCCAACAGCTCGCCCACCTCGGCTCGGGCTACTTCTTCGCGCTGCCCATCTTCTCGACCCTCATCGGCTTCATCACCGGCTCAAACTCGGGCGCCAACGCGCTCGCCGCCGGGGCCCAGGCCGATGTCGCCAGGCTGCTCGGGGCCGACGTGACGCTCGCGGTCGGCGTGCACAACGCCGCAAGCGCCGCCGCCATGATGTCGGCCCCGGCCCGCGTCGAGCTCGCCGCGCGCCTCGCGCTCGTGCCCGGCGAGGCGCGCGCGCTGCAGGGCACGATGCTCGTCATCGTCGGCGCGGTGAGCCTGGTGCTCGGCGGGGTGAGCTTCTGCGTGCTGCTCGGGTGA
- a CDS encoding DUF308 domain-containing protein — translation MSQGPIFPAGDPSGMPGPRIAVRQVSWWIFLVVGILCCLTAIGLMAFPWAPVNLLAFIIGASFIASGASAFLLQRGPAGTIGGLLLVVGGVLSIVFAQFTSAVIINVLGFGLLFMGALGLLIAVRAGGSALVLLPSIATIAAGVVTLVWPTVALTIVAVFIGLVLFAIGVFTIVQAFALRKQPLTITSI, via the coding sequence ATGTCTCAAGGCCCAATTTTTCCCGCGGGTGATCCGTCTGGCATGCCAGGCCCCCGCATCGCAGTGCGTCAGGTCTCATGGTGGATCTTTCTCGTGGTCGGCATTCTCTGCTGCCTCACCGCGATCGGCCTCATGGCCTTCCCGTGGGCACCGGTGAACCTGCTCGCCTTCATCATCGGCGCGAGCTTCATCGCGTCTGGCGCGAGCGCTTTTCTCTTGCAGCGCGGCCCGGCCGGCACCATCGGCGGCCTGCTGCTCGTCGTGGGCGGCGTGCTCTCAATCGTCTTCGCCCAGTTCACGAGCGCCGTCATCATCAACGTTCTGGGCTTCGGCCTGCTCTTCATGGGCGCCCTCGGCCTACTCATCGCGGTGCGAGCCGGCGGATCAGCCCTGGTGCTGCTGCCCTCAATCGCCACGATCGCCGCTGGCGTCGTGACCCTCGTGTGGCCCACAGTCGCGCTCACGATCGTGGCCGTGTTCATCGGCCTCGTGCTCTTCGCGATCGGCGTCTTCACAATCGTGCAGGCCTTCGCGCTGCGCAAACAACCGCTCACGATCACGAGCATTTAG
- a CDS encoding LysE family translocator translates to MVVPLSLWISLVTACLVISLTPGAGAINTMSNSLAVGWRRSGWGVLGQQLALVAHVIIVAAGVGVIVQRSPLIFEIIRYAGAAYLAYLGLRMFFAPVKAEQPVPVPAGAAGADPHEITAETPAPAPAAPASSPAGMISRGFWVNMLNPKAILFFLAFLPQFIVPGEPIARQYLFLITTVMAIDTVVMWGFFAGAAQPFQRFSRTARGERTMNRVFGALFIAVAGLLLFIR, encoded by the coding sequence ATGGTGGTGCCCCTGAGTCTCTGGATCTCGCTCGTTACCGCCTGCCTCGTCATTAGCCTGACGCCGGGCGCCGGTGCAATCAACACCATGTCGAACTCGCTCGCCGTGGGATGGCGCCGCTCAGGCTGGGGCGTGCTCGGGCAGCAGCTCGCACTCGTCGCCCACGTCATCATCGTTGCCGCCGGCGTCGGCGTCATCGTGCAACGATCGCCGCTCATCTTCGAAATCATTCGCTATGCGGGCGCGGCCTACCTCGCCTACCTCGGCCTGCGCATGTTCTTCGCGCCCGTGAAGGCCGAGCAGCCCGTGCCGGTTCCCGCGGGTGCGGCCGGGGCCGATCCGCATGAAATCACTGCCGAGACCCCCGCGCCAGCTCCCGCCGCACCGGCCAGCTCGCCCGCGGGCATGATCAGCCGCGGCTTCTGGGTCAATATGCTGAACCCGAAAGCGATTCTCTTCTTTCTCGCGTTCCTGCCGCAGTTCATCGTGCCCGGCGAACCGATCGCCCGCCAGTACCTCTTTCTCATCACGACCGTCATGGCGATCGACACCGTCGTCATGTGGGGATTCTTCGCCGGGGCCGCACAGCCCTTTCAGCGCTTCAGCCGCACCGCCCGTGGCGAGCGCACCATGAACCGCGTGTTCGGCGCCCTCTTCATCGCGGTCGCGGGCCTGCTGCTCTTCATTCGCTAA
- a CDS encoding winged helix-turn-helix domain-containing protein encodes MTPGPHRSPTSLSLPEARALALAAQGFGRGRTRSLDDVMGHLHVLQIDSVNVFSRSHYMPAFSRLGAYSHDTLDQRLWRDDDFTEYWAHEAAFIPVADRHLFAWRMHDFRERFHARGRLDALAASADFVRERLATEGPLLVNELEPQGRANRGEWWDWSETKQAVEMLFATGEVVSAGRERFMRRYALASEQLPAHALAETPRDEAQATLVEIASRALGVGTLADLADYHRLPLKDARSAVARLEAEGTLVPATVDGWIDSRGKPIAAWMHRDTQPVGRIAPDALLTPFDPLSWFRPRAERLFDFHYRIEIYTPKEKRQYGYYCLPLMVGGRLVGRIDLKADRARSTLVVQAAWQEPRAPKRTPEAAVTLLRRAATWQGLEHVEFTGVGNLSLAL; translated from the coding sequence ATGACGCCGGGCCCGCACCGCTCCCCCACGAGCCTCTCGCTGCCCGAGGCCCGCGCGCTCGCCCTCGCGGCACAGGGCTTCGGCAGGGGCCGAACGAGGTCGCTCGACGACGTCATGGGCCACCTACACGTGCTGCAGATTGACTCGGTCAACGTCTTCTCGCGCAGCCACTACATGCCGGCGTTCTCAAGGCTCGGAGCCTACTCGCACGACACCCTCGACCAGCGGCTCTGGCGCGACGACGACTTCACCGAGTACTGGGCTCACGAGGCCGCCTTCATTCCCGTCGCCGACCGGCACCTCTTCGCGTGGCGCATGCACGACTTTCGCGAACGCTTTCACGCCCGCGGCCGGCTTGACGCACTCGCGGCGAGCGCCGACTTCGTCCGAGAGCGCCTCGCCACCGAAGGCCCCCTACTCGTGAACGAGCTCGAACCCCAGGGGCGCGCGAACCGTGGCGAGTGGTGGGACTGGTCAGAAACCAAGCAGGCCGTCGAGATGCTCTTTGCCACCGGCGAGGTGGTGAGCGCCGGCCGCGAGCGCTTCATGCGCCGCTACGCGCTCGCGAGCGAGCAACTGCCGGCCCATGCCCTCGCTGAGACCCCGCGTGACGAGGCACAGGCCACGCTCGTCGAGATCGCCTCGCGGGCCCTCGGCGTCGGCACACTCGCCGACCTCGCCGACTACCACCGCCTGCCGCTCAAAGACGCCCGCTCAGCCGTCGCCCGTCTCGAGGCTGAGGGCACGCTCGTACCCGCCACGGTCGATGGGTGGATCGACTCGCGCGGCAAGCCAATCGCCGCCTGGATGCACCGCGACACCCAGCCGGTGGGGCGCATTGCGCCAGATGCGCTGCTCACCCCGTTCGATCCGCTCAGCTGGTTTCGACCGCGCGCCGAACGCCTCTTCGACTTTCACTACCGCATCGAGATTTACACCCCCAAAGAGAAACGGCAGTACGGCTACTACTGCCTGCCGCTCATGGTGGGCGGCAGGCTCGTGGGCCGCATCGACCTCAAGGCCGACCGCGCCCGCAGCACCCTCGTGGTGCAGGCCGCCTGGCAAGAGCCCCGCGCCCCGAAACGCACGCCAGAGGCCGCGGTCACGCTGCTTCGCCGCGCCGCCACGTGGCAGGGCCTCGAACACGTCGAGTTCACGGGCGTCGGCAACCTGTCGCTCGCGCTGTAG
- a CDS encoding helix-turn-helix domain-containing protein, giving the protein MPRVPSRAAEHIGQLMLEQRRMRGMTQDEVAAVSGIDSSNIRAYERGRSMPNVQSLVRVADALDVHPGVLLEGLTPAIFREPRSADAATPRRAS; this is encoded by the coding sequence ATGCCCAGGGTTCCTTCACGCGCTGCCGAACACATCGGCCAGCTCATGCTCGAACAACGGCGCATGCGTGGCATGACCCAGGACGAGGTCGCGGCCGTGAGTGGCATCGACTCGTCGAACATTCGCGCCTACGAGCGGGGCCGTTCGATGCCGAACGTGCAGTCGCTCGTGCGGGTCGCCGACGCGCTCGACGTGCACCCCGGAGTGCTGCTTGAGGGGCTTACCCCGGCGATCTTCCGCGAACCGCGGTCGGCCGACGCTGCCACGCCACGCCGCGCATCCTGA
- a CDS encoding thioesterase family protein, giving the protein MPEAQSYFTRVSAREFAATPLVGGAWKSDEQHIAAPMGLLAHLIEQDHARRGGSLALSRVTYDILGVIPLDVCEVDVRVVRPGRTIELVEATLSHGGRAALVARAWMLSASDTSALEGTALEALPGRDTMQPWAYSNDWKGEFVRSIETYRDQEEPGRARGWARAGFAILDSEPSSFTARMLGVIDTANGLTPREDPAAVMFPNLDLTVSLVREPVSEWAGYDTRVTFGAGGRGLTQTILHDEAGPIGQVSQTLTVRPMPQ; this is encoded by the coding sequence GTGCCCGAAGCACAGAGTTATTTCACGAGGGTCTCAGCCCGTGAGTTCGCCGCAACACCACTCGTTGGCGGCGCATGGAAGTCAGACGAGCAGCACATCGCAGCCCCCATGGGCCTCCTCGCCCACCTCATCGAGCAGGATCACGCCAGGCGCGGCGGCTCGCTCGCCCTCTCGCGAGTGACCTACGACATTCTCGGCGTGATCCCCCTCGATGTCTGCGAGGTCGACGTGCGCGTCGTTCGCCCGGGCCGCACCATTGAACTTGTCGAGGCGACGCTCTCGCACGGAGGCCGCGCCGCGCTCGTCGCGAGGGCCTGGATGCTCTCGGCGAGCGACACGAGTGCACTCGAGGGCACCGCGCTCGAGGCACTGCCGGGGCGAGACACCATGCAGCCGTGGGCCTACTCGAACGACTGGAAGGGCGAGTTCGTGCGGTCAATCGAGACCTACCGCGACCAGGAGGAGCCCGGTCGCGCGAGGGGCTGGGCCCGGGCTGGCTTTGCGATTCTCGATTCAGAGCCTTCGTCGTTCACAGCGAGAATGCTCGGCGTCATCGACACCGCGAACGGGCTCACCCCGCGTGAAGACCCCGCAGCCGTCATGTTCCCGAACCTTGACCTCACCGTGAGCCTCGTGCGCGAGCCCGTGAGCGAGTGGGCCGGCTACGACACGAGGGTCACCTTTGGCGCGGGCGGGCGCGGCCTCACCCAGACGATTCTGCACGACGAGGCGGGCCCCATCGGCCAGGTATCGCAAACCCTCACCGTGCGGCCGATGCCGCAATGA
- a CDS encoding cupin domain-containing protein — MATAHGETQLDNEHFRVIKWTIEPGGVIDMHTHEYEYVVVPLVTASMHVVQADGQELVAQLVPGVSYTRPAGSRHRVENRGATDTIVFVEVEKKPGA, encoded by the coding sequence ATGGCAACGGCGCACGGCGAAACGCAACTCGACAACGAGCACTTCAGGGTCATCAAGTGGACCATCGAGCCCGGCGGAGTGATCGACATGCACACGCACGAGTACGAGTATGTGGTGGTTCCCCTTGTCACCGCCTCGATGCACGTCGTGCAGGCTGACGGCCAGGAGCTCGTTGCGCAGCTCGTGCCGGGCGTCTCGTACACCCGCCCGGCCGGCTCGCGTCACCGTGTCGAAAACCGCGGCGCGACCGACACGATCGTGTTCGTCGAGGTCGAAAAGAAGCCGGGGGCGTAG
- a CDS encoding ABC transporter ATP-binding protein encodes MTFGGRGGGGGGGRISSADVAKQKSLNEDAPEIPGLGSHIAALFRPYKAQLIVIAVLVLVTAALGIVPPLITQRIFDDALFPAGGSPSLTLLTWLVVAMIAIFFVSSSLGIVQTIITAKVGNRVMGDLRVKLFTHLQAMELGFFTRTKTGVIQSRLQNDVGGVANVLTNTVSNVVGNTVTVIAAFVAMLLLSWQLTLIAVLIMPVLVIAQRRVGQVRARIAGRTQESLSEMTAITQETLSISGVLLAKTFSQQGAETARYSTENDRQIGLQVKLTMSGQVFFALVQVFMSAVPAIVYLVSGFLIARAQGQGFDAGITAGTIVAFTTVQSRLLFPMMALMRIALDLQTSKALFARIFEYLNLTPRIVEAADATAPDMSPPRGGSVEFDHVTFRYDDTSPAERPTLDDVSFTVEPGEFVAIVGPSGSGKTTIGSLVPRLYDVSDGSVRFSGTDVRDLTLSGLMDQIGMVTQESYLFHGTIAENLRYAKPEATQAELEAAARMANIHDAIASFAGGYDTVVGERGYRLSGGEKQRLAIARVLLKNPPVLILDEATSALDTVSERIVQGALDGAREGRTTIAIAHRLSTIIDADRILVIDRGRLIEQGTHEQLLAAGGAYAELFSQQAL; translated from the coding sequence ATGACGTTTGGTGGTAGAGGCGGTGGCGGCGGGGGTGGCCGTATCTCGTCGGCCGATGTCGCCAAGCAGAAGTCGCTGAACGAAGACGCCCCAGAGATTCCGGGCCTCGGCTCGCACATTGCGGCGCTCTTCAGGCCCTACAAGGCGCAGCTCATCGTCATCGCGGTGCTCGTGCTCGTGACTGCGGCGCTCGGGATCGTGCCCCCGCTCATCACGCAGCGCATCTTCGATGACGCGCTGTTTCCGGCCGGCGGCAGCCCGAGCCTCACGCTGCTCACCTGGCTCGTCGTCGCGATGATCGCCATCTTTTTCGTCTCGAGCAGCCTCGGTATCGTGCAAACGATCATCACCGCGAAGGTTGGCAACCGCGTCATGGGTGACCTGCGCGTGAAGCTCTTCACGCACCTCCAGGCCATGGAGCTCGGCTTCTTCACCCGCACGAAGACGGGCGTCATCCAGTCGCGCCTGCAAAACGATGTGGGTGGCGTCGCCAACGTACTCACGAACACCGTCTCAAACGTTGTCGGCAACACCGTCACCGTGATCGCCGCCTTCGTCGCGATGCTGCTACTCAGCTGGCAGCTCACCCTCATCGCGGTGCTCATCATGCCCGTGCTCGTCATCGCGCAGCGCCGCGTCGGCCAGGTGCGTGCGCGCATCGCGGGTCGCACGCAGGAGTCGCTCAGCGAAATGACCGCGATCACGCAAGAGACGCTCTCGATCTCGGGCGTGCTGCTCGCGAAGACGTTCTCGCAGCAGGGCGCCGAGACCGCGCGTTACTCGACCGAGAACGATCGCCAGATCGGCCTGCAGGTGAAGCTCACGATGAGCGGCCAGGTCTTCTTCGCCCTCGTACAGGTGTTCATGTCGGCCGTGCCCGCCATCGTGTACCTCGTCTCGGGCTTCCTCATCGCCCGCGCGCAGGGCCAGGGCTTCGACGCTGGCATCACCGCCGGAACGATCGTCGCATTCACGACCGTGCAGTCACGGCTGCTCTTTCCGATGATGGCCCTCATGCGCATCGCGCTTGACCTGCAAACCTCGAAGGCGCTCTTCGCGCGCATCTTCGAGTACCTGAACCTCACGCCGCGCATCGTCGAGGCAGCTGACGCGACGGCTCCCGACATGAGCCCACCCCGCGGCGGATCGGTCGAGTTCGACCACGTCACCTTTCGCTACGACGACACGAGCCCTGCCGAACGGCCCACGCTCGATGACGTCTCGTTCACGGTTGAGCCCGGCGAATTCGTCGCGATTGTCGGCCCCTCGGGATCGGGCAAGACCACCATCGGTTCGCTCGTGCCGAGACTCTACGATGTGAGCGACGGTTCCGTGCGCTTCAGCGGAACCGACGTGCGCGACCTCACCCTCTCAGGCCTCATGGACCAGATCGGCATGGTCACCCAGGAGTCTTATCTCTTTCACGGCACCATCGCCGAGAACCTGCGCTACGCAAAGCCAGAGGCCACCCAGGCCGAGCTCGAGGCAGCAGCGCGCATGGCCAACATTCACGACGCCATCGCCTCTTTCGCTGGCGGCTACGACACGGTCGTGGGTGAGCGCGGCTACCGCCTCTCTGGTGGCGAAAAGCAGCGCCTCGCGATCGCCCGGGTGCTGCTCAAAAACCCGCCGGTGCTCATTCTCGACGAGGCGACGAGTGCCCTCGACACCGTGAGCGAGCGCATCGTTCAGGGCGCCCTCGACGGTGCCCGCGAGGGCCGCACCACGATCGCCATCGCGCACCGCCTCTCGACCATCATTGACGCCGACCGCATTCTCGTCATCGACCGCGGCCGCCTCATCGAGCAGGGCACGCACGAGCAGCTGCTCGCGGCCGGCGGCGCGTACGCGGAGCTCTTCTCGCAGCAGGCGCTGTAG
- a CDS encoding PACE efflux transporter: MSISGHTANIALPALQPRYFELHPTLRRVTFVAGYESLGVLFTTVVLSGLLGHGGGSSFTTAILVSTAATIWNYLWNTIFESLERRRGATSRGVLSRTIHAIGYEGGVLFFTVPIVALMLHVSFLEALAIEASLLVFFLVFTVVYTWMFDAIFGLPASVTGTRVE, from the coding sequence GTGTCCATCTCGGGCCACACCGCTAACATCGCCTTACCCGCTCTTCAGCCGCGCTATTTCGAGTTGCACCCGACGCTTCGTCGAGTCACGTTCGTCGCCGGTTACGAGAGCCTGGGCGTGCTCTTCACCACCGTCGTCCTTTCTGGCCTGCTCGGCCACGGCGGCGGCTCATCGTTCACCACTGCGATTCTCGTGTCGACCGCAGCGACCATCTGGAACTACCTGTGGAACACCATCTTCGAGAGCCTCGAACGCCGCCGCGGGGCCACCTCGCGCGGGGTGCTCTCGCGCACGATCCACGCCATTGGTTATGAGGGTGGGGTGCTGTTCTTCACCGTTCCGATCGTCGCACTCATGCTGCACGTCTCGTTCCTCGAGGCGCTCGCTATTGAGGCCAGCCTGCTCGTCTTTTTTCTCGTGTTCACGGTCGTTTACACTTGGATGTTTGACGCAATCTTTGGTTTGCCCGCGTCGGTCACCGGCACACGCGTGGAGTAG